One window from the genome of Petrotoga olearia DSM 13574 encodes:
- a CDS encoding carbohydrate ABC transporter permease: MRKKEKKQINKKKIIKITLNYVLLIILALFFIFPFLWALSTSLKTATDVLTWPPKWIPNPATLDAYKYVIENVPFPRYFLNSLIITALGIIFNVLFASLAAYPLARLEFKGRNLIFFLILLPMMIPIQGGLIVNFITILNLKLFNTYLAVVLPSAVSIFGIFIMRQNYLAIPRDLEDAARIDGCNEFQLWRKIMFPMVRPAATALSIISFAGFWNAFLWPLIVLQSQNKFPLQVGLSYLNNMFEQNYRYITASLIIASIPILVFFFFTQRYFIEGYQGALKQ; the protein is encoded by the coding sequence ATTTTGGCTTTATTTTTTATATTCCCATTTTTATGGGCTCTTTCTACCTCTTTGAAGACTGCAACAGATGTTCTAACTTGGCCGCCCAAGTGGATACCTAACCCTGCTACTCTTGATGCTTACAAATACGTTATTGAAAATGTTCCATTTCCGCGATACTTCTTAAATTCTTTAATAATTACAGCCTTGGGAATAATTTTTAATGTTCTATTTGCATCTTTAGCAGCCTATCCCCTTGCAAGATTGGAATTCAAAGGACGAAATCTTATATTTTTCTTGATTTTGTTACCTATGATGATCCCCATTCAAGGAGGTCTAATTGTTAATTTCATAACTATTTTAAATCTTAAACTTTTCAATACTTATTTAGCAGTTGTTTTGCCGAGTGCTGTTAGTATTTTTGGAATTTTTATAATGAGACAAAATTATCTCGCTATTCCAAGGGATCTTGAAGATGCTGCTAGAATAGATGGTTGTAATGAATTTCAACTTTGGAGGAAAATAATGTTTCCGATGGTGAGACCTGCGGCTACAGCACTTTCTATTATTTCATTTGCAGGTTTTTGGAATGCTTTTTTGTGGCCATTGATAGTTCTTCAAAGTCAAAATAAATTCCCTTTACAGGTAGGCCTTTCTTACTTAAACAATATGTTTGAACAAAATTATAGATACATAACCGCCAGTTTAATTATTGCTTCCATCCCGATTCTTGTCTTTTTCTTTTTTACTCAAAGATATTTTATAGAAGGCTATCAAGGGGCACTAAAACAGTGA